From one Notolabrus celidotus isolate fNotCel1 chromosome 2, fNotCel1.pri, whole genome shotgun sequence genomic stretch:
- the LOC117831916 gene encoding uncharacterized protein LOC117831916, which produces MKFSERKVPLLSIKENIEMELFSSEEPCVVITTLEKEEECSYEQRNLEHPLVPDSEEEEEEEDDLETLFETPARQQHQAKIRTVPLEKDLVKPHSPVPGFMEDTEIEMEVFPPPKVSGRGLEELKSIVPSTMTLQTPNKSSRLTWRRQNPPRTGLVVKDVVCLPRGHYLEQLERPVVPRGKERAALVATGMTARITIDGGWSAKQMESRLVMLFWGRFVKREGQRFSFTYIQCVQGSKVLFFPDPPAEGWTGEQVLRTAGHGALYILSHQDYPQVESDHSEMPVLNKRDDFCPEEEAESCLDEDSQPGDQNQNQPPVCSLTEEVKPDLETILRLFQQENVFRDVETHIQVRRGDLLNSTLESVRRPSFCFRTTPIISFTGEETDGQEGPLREFFRLTLLELQQTSVFQGFPGRLFLTFDLSALEDRKYYEAGVLVGWSLAQGGPGPCCLHPALYQWMCGQSPSLEDFSWRDIVDTEVQLRLQQLHSSTDVTLLSPSLCDWLSSCGIPEICSMKSADTPVIYGRLMKHYIYHRVSRMNSQFTEGLNSCGGLWDIIQSHWEVFAPVMTSVQQPQPQPQPLTLEQFKQLFSVCYSPPDSQLRAAEEATAAHWETALTLISDCKADFSFEELLTFITGADHVPPLGFSRLISLHFYSKDESMSDVHLPYASTCTLELFLPAGVAGAADVLALLSRAVHKASSISRKEETERTAE; this is translated from the exons ATGAAGTTCAGTGAGAGAAAGGTGCCGTTGCTGTCCATCAAAGAAAACATAGAGATGGAACTGTTCTCTTCAGAGGAGCCCTGCGTGGTCATAACAACACTCGAGAAGGAGGAAGAATGCAGCTATGAGCAG AGAAACCTTGAGCATCCTCTGGTCCCCgacagtgaagaagaggaggaggaggaggatgatctAGAGACGCTTTTTGAGACCCCTGCCAGGCAGCAGCACCAGGCCAAGATCAGAACTGTGCCTCTTGAGAAAGACCTGGTAAAGCCCCACTCACCTGTCCCAGGATTTATGGAGGACACTGAGATTGAAATGGAG GTGTTTCCACCCCCTAAAGTGTCTGGCAGGGGACTGGAGGAGTTAAAGTCCATTGTTCCTTCCACTATGACCCTG CAAACTCCAAACAAATCTAGCCGGCTCACATGGAGGAGACAGAACCCACCGAGGACGGGACTGGTGGTCAAAGACGTGGTCTGTCTGCCCAGAGGACACtacctggagcagctggagag ACCCGTTGTCCCTCGTGGCAAAGAACGAGCAGCTCTAGTGGCCACGGGCATGACAGCCCGCATCACTATTGATGGCGGCTGGTCAGCCAAACAGATGGAGAGTCGGCTGGTGATGCTTTTCTGGGGGCGGTTTGTGAAACGAGAAGGGCAAAGGTTCTCCTTCACATATATACAG TGTGTGCAGGGCTCCAAGGTGCTATTTTTCCCAGACCCCCCTGCCGAAGGCTGGACTGGAGAGCAGGTACTCAGGACTGCTGGGCATGGTGCTCTGTATATCCTTAGCCACCAGGACTACCCACAG GTTGAATCTGACCACAGTGAGATGCCTGTTTTGAACAA GAGGGATGACTTTTGTCcagaagaggaagcagagagcTGCCTGGACGAAGACAGTCAGCCCGGAGACCAAAATCAGAATCAGCCTCCTGTTTGCAGTCTCACAGAGGAG GTCAAACCAGACCTTGAGACCATCCTCAGACTGTTCCAGCAGGAAAATGTGTTTCGAGATGTAGAAACCCACATCCAGGTGAGGAGGGGAGACCTGCTGAATAGCACCCTGGAGTCGGTGAGGAGGCCTAGCTTCTGCTTCAGGACAACACCCATCATCTCCTTTACTGGGGAGGAGACAGACGGTCAAGAGGGACCTCTCAGAGAGTTTTTCAG ATTGACTTTGCTGGAGCTGCAGCAAACTTCTGTATTCCAGGGTTTCCCTGGGCGGTTGttcttgacctttgacctctcagCTCTTGAAGACAGAAAGTACTATGAAGCAGGAGTTCTGGTCGGCTGGTCTCTGGCTCAGGGCGGGCCTGGACCTTGTTGTCTACACCCTGCTCTTTACCAG TGGATGTGTGGCCAGAGTCCATCTTTAGAGGACTTTAGCTGGAGGGACATTGTTGATACTGAAGTACAGCTCAGACTGCAGCAg CTGCACAGTTCGACAGATGTGACGCTGCTGTCTCCCAgtctctgtgattggttgtcCAGCTGTGGAATCCCAGAAATCTGCTCAATGAAATCTGCTGACACACCAGTTATCTATGGCCGCCTTATGAAACATTACATCTACCACAG GGTATCTAGAATGAACTCCCAGTTCACAGAGGGCCTGAACAGCTGTGGTGGATTGTGGGACATAATACAGTCACACTGGGAGGTGTTTGCACCTGTGATGACAAGTGTGCAGCAGCCGCAGCCGCAGCCACAGCCTCTAACCCTGGAACAGTTCAAACAGCTTTTCAGCGTCTGCTACAGTCCCCCAGACAGCCAGCTGAGAGCAGCTGAGGAGGCAACAGCTGCACACTGGGAAACAGCCCTTACCTTGATCAGCG ATTGTAAGGCAGATTTCTCTTTTGAAGAGCTCCTCACCTTCATCACTGGAGCTGATCATGTGCCTCCACTCGGGTTCTCCAGATTGATCTCCCTGCATTTTTACTCCAAG GATGAGAGCATGTCAGATGTGCATCTGCCCTACGCCTCCACCTGCACTCTGGAGCTCTTCCTGCCAGCAGGAGTAGCTGGAGCAGCAGATGTGTTGGCGCTGCTGAGTCGAGCTGTTCACAAGGCCAGCAGCATTTCCAGAAAGGAGGAGACCGAGAGGACAGCCGAGTAG